A window of the Falco rusticolus isolate bFalRus1 chromosome 1, bFalRus1.pri, whole genome shotgun sequence genome harbors these coding sequences:
- the PRR14L gene encoding protein PRR14L isoform X2, with protein MLSSGVEPLLDSSVSALTKELYTGLPEGISTEFMAVSEPNVGLDAKSDVLTPVLAQSDSQSAEHHRTSGVEKFCQKTEDLAERLKGIPHGPAELLTEKLLKAADLEEDEKNKKRNFRILDCSGDGYQKENKEARCAEECHAECCAPTPGESWSKQEDPHLNQHEVKSLRTGCTEIAGSLKNREEDQANVQVTAESLPKLTDEVQVFSSVVSSPEELSKEKFKMVPSEGVKLKKDQWQFSVSDLCKDDVKENSLLMETANIASHEIGQTDTCFYNTSRKISPPSSHSCLDLSTKLEKDSSEAQLLEKESKSNTSEELAGSLAETTEANSNDSLSTSKTNLIYMLNVTLPPVAQNSRELHQHECPPCTAAEVSNRDKGWNNLSGKKSVGASGIAGEQVAEIVLRKDKFKSSVSSRTFDNPNMTSKIFQKNTKSSVGETESVVSGLESEHGGTWNCNNQDQCTAASTSCVLLGSSCIDYVFPNSHSSNIEVDKKIEENDDLEGEVSGAYNSKKSIICPEARSSLLCGSLPCEDDWGNRGVDLHEINDISTAKNMFCSAYTAEKCIATSVSDEISNKNMEVVKQFNICGIPDGSEVDCDGDEAKEHTSMCALQTDEFDKIRTVDSPKAPKGNWRNKVSGNRRNESSEQLLGRYLNKKNCVHNSGFCSCPLGPKKRELDTYEKKAVSSLTANPSELRSTLICDTCPLLNNMNIQARHASQTEKILCPMEDQCLACQSEFDGPDPGSKQHLESLNNQPNTGLQTTASSVEETKIPIGCSQSEEMLLKTSNDLPPLVCKYAQQDSFPGTLKGNVMNLDSFSCVRNEDCSGSGFISDLTEEKAIKLKEQENGCERGDKGILKESFSDSKSHWVQHACFIKCAKEQEELELAGNKMQQSLPTKWLVEDQKNIVSAQFLPFSSIHGSLSCKPENMNVLSETENKKSLRIKSTLNNSCPQLTFEPGKETDAQKGIGPSHFGKLIDIQDSFNETQADSETPSALNLGICQPEKEKLCVSSENTQIDNCDSSSAKVLNKDSSVTKPLSVTVSVKRKNSNTKIPSAENEMAASFLNGAKSSRVCAHSKESLRDEGHSMVTVKDMDVTATKSTHCGEKFKNTYVQEKMGREVAPRKKSPVDSCLDGEDCQWALLQDSKESGSKIDTHSAENFGNVLEKITRSNLYNLSKERKHDTNLTNLAGTSLLSETVHDGQAEGVSDAETSPELQYNTTPTFYPHTRILSNSCKEPFPNCVVCSEVCVPYELNAQSQENVKEITEGQDTIPTHSVCKANVALSSERLDQIETCQVLKRKKEYEKMEVHLSDKAQQEQKSEYQGKAKITLQPSMLHSFELICSSSNELVTSRNKEFEGPSEEMFAVKSSENKLCSTLQEVRRPKITTDIISSQFLKTRDSEMENLNLNLGYVGSPGAFGTLNKLRGSLPLKRQPARACKKVSTSYQLKTVRKKNSSLFFEVPPEILPKQENTLLKSLYVPCKSSTMEMETAMRFMHMPRQRAERCSLLNSLKFRKCTKEPALLSKLSAMASKLLAPAKSIHNLEPLPYSSEILPASERYSQRRSKNLLEAFSCINRNLQSCWADSWCTKMFSFQSLALYPVESTKILSSGLSHKPPTSFLDTPVFPISVHIKLESSPVTDLTGITSQHSVPHKLVLREMPAPPSKLTFSFLLSQSCSNTRAFKEDSSLNNELHSLSVTTPRAVALHPDHGRNAIAERRGACSMLGLHTVLALSSPGCYRIWTRKRNLSSHIPTIQRLFISQFTQGLKGARYPTSVSDDLVSSLPYSLGRVLSIWSQHGPSACLSEITPLHSNHCKWQPGVGIENSYAMLPHLPIQSMEALQTAGHEICLEASFPLPLPKSCSLPESLPSPPRLSASELQVHALDKADASILACLRSQDDTELKKTEPEKRPKKVSQIRIRKTVPKPDPNLTPMGLPKPKRLKKKDFSLEEIYTNKNYKSPPPSRSLETIFEEPKERNGHLISVSQQKRKRILEFQDFTLPRKRKTRGKIKAVGSFTRAKKAALQSVELDTLLSQKLMDLEAFFAKEAEQEQASSI; from the exons TGACAGTCAGTCAGCTGAGCATCATAGGACTTCTGGAGTAGAAAAGTTTTGTCAGAAGACGGAGGACTTGGCTGAAAGGCTGAAGGGGATCCCGCATGGGCCAGCAGAATTGCttactgaaaaattactaaAGGCTGCAGACCTTgaagaggatgaaaaaaacaaaaaaagaaactttagGATACTAGACTGCTCTGGTGATGGataccagaaagaaaacaaagaggcaCGATGTGCTGAGGAGTGTCATGCTGAGTGCTGTGCTCCAACTCCGGGGGAAAGTTGGTCAAAACAA GAGGACCCTCACTTAAACCAGCATGAGGTGAAGTCTTTGAGAACTGGTTGCACTGAAATAGCAGGATCTCTGAAGAACAGAG aagAAGACCAAGCAAATGTTCAGGTGACAGCTGAAAGTCTGCCAAAGCTCACTGACGAAGTACAAG TTTTTAGTTCTGTTGTTTCATCACCCGAGGAgttgtcaaaagaaaaatttaaaatggtCCCATCAGAAGGTGTTAAGTTGAAAAAGGACCAGTGGCAGTTCTCTGTCAGTGATCTATGCAAGGAtgatgtaaaagaaaacagtctatTGATGGAAACAGCCAACATTGCTTCCCATGAAATtggacagacagacacatgTTTTTATAATACCTCCAGGAAAATTTCTCCTCCCAGTAGCCATAGCTGTCTGGATCTTAGTACCAAGCTAGAAAAAGATTCATCTGAGGCACAACTGCTTGAAAAGGAGTCTAAAAGTAATACATCAGAAGAGTTGGCTGGCAGTTTAGCTGAAACTACAGAAGCTAATAGTAATGATAGTTTGTCCACTAGCAAAACTAATTTGATTTATATGCTAAATGTAACTCTACCTCCTGTTGCACAAAACTCAAGAGAACTTCATCAACACGAGTGTCCTCCTTGTACTGCTGCTGAGGTTTCAAACAGGGACAAGGGTTGGAATAatctctctggaaaaaaatcagttggtGCTTCTGGAATAGCAGGGGAACAAGTTGCTGAAATTGTGCTTCGTAAAGACAAATTCAAGTCTTCAGTAAGTTCCAGGACTTTCGATAATCCTAATATGACAAGCAAAATTTTCCAGAAGAACACGAAGTCTTCAGTGGGAGAGACAGAGAGTGTGGTCTCTGGTTTAGAAAGTGAACATGGTGGCACGTGGAATTGTAATAATCAAGACCAGTGTACAGCTGCCAGTACTTCCTGTGTTTTATTAGGGAGTTCATGTATAGATTATGTTTTCCCGAACAGTCATTCTTCTAACATTGAGGTTGATAAGAAGATTGAAGAAAATGATGATTTGGAAGGAGAAGTTTCAGGTGCATATAATAGTAAAAAGTCAATCATCTGCCCAGAAGCCCGTTCCTCTTTGCTTTGTGGATCTCTTCCTTGTGAAGATGACTGGGGCAACAGAGGTGTAGATCTGCATGAGATAAATGacatttccacagcaaaaaacatgttttgctcAGCTTATACTGCAGAGAAATGTATTGCTACCTCAGTAAGTGATGAGATTTCAAATAAGAATATGGAGGTTGTGAAACAATTTAATATTTGTGGAATACCAGATGGCAGTGAAGTTGATTGTGACGGAGATGAGGCAAAAGAACATACCAGCATGTGTGCTCTTCAGACAGATGAATTTGATAAAATAAGAACTGTGGATTCTCCAAAGGCTCCTAAAGGCAATTGGAGAAATAAGGTGAGCGGCAATCGGAGAAATGAGTCTAGTGAACAGCTATTAGGCAGatatttgaacaaaaaaaactGTGTTCATAATTCTGGATTTTGCAGCTGTCCATTAGGCCCAAAGAAGAGAGAGTTAGACACTTATGAGAAGAAAGCAGTGTCATCACTCACAGCTAATCCCTCTGAGTTACGTAGCACTTTGATCTGTGATACATGTCCATTACTTAACAACATGAATATTCAAGCACGACATGCTAGCCAAACAGAAAAGATCCTTTGTCCAATGGAAGATCAGTGTCTTGCATGTCAGAGTGAGTTTGATGGCCCAGATCCAGGCAGCAAGCAACATTTAGAAAGTTtaaacaaccaaccaaacactGGCTTACAAACTACAGCTAGTTCTGtggaagaaaccaaaatacCAATTGGCTGCAGTCAAAGTGAAGAGATGCTGTTAAAAACAAGTAATGACCTGCCTCCATTAGTTTGTAAATATGCACAACAAGACAGTTTTCCAGGAACTCTAAAAGGGAATGTAATGAATTTGGACTCTTTCAGTTGTGTGAGAAATGAAGACTGTTCAGGATCAGGTTTCATCAGTGATCTAACTGAAGAGAAGGCAATCAAATTAAAAGAACAGGAGAATGGATGTGAAAGAGGAGATAAAGGAATTCtcaaagaaagcttttctgaTAGCAAATCACATTGGGTACAGCATGCTTGCTTTATCAAATGTGCAAAAGAGCAAGAAGAGCTAGAGCTTGCAGGGAACAAAATGCAACAATCTTTGCCAACGAAGTGGTTGGTGGAGGACCAGAAAAACATAGTTAGTGCCCAATTTTTGCCCTTCTCATCAATTCATGGGAGTCTGTCATGCAAGCCAGAAAATATGAATGTGCTTTCAGAGAcggaaaacaaaaaaagtctgagaaTAAAATCTACCTTAAATAACTCTTGCCCACAGTTAACATTTGAGCCTGGTAAAGAAACTGATGCTCAAAAGGGTATTGGTCCATCCCATTTTGGAAAGTTGATTGACATCCAGGATTCCTTCAATGAGACTCAGGCGGATTCAGAAACACCATCAGCTCTGAACCTGGGAATCTGTCAgcctgagaaagaaaagctatgTGTGTCATCTGAGAATACACAAATAGATAATTGTGATTCATCTTCAGccaaagttttaaataaagattcTTCAGTGACAAAACCTCTTTCTGTAACAGTGTCtgttaagagaaaaaacagcaataCTAAGATTCCATCTGCAGAGAATGAAATGGCAGCTAGCTTTTTGAATGGTGCAAAAAGCTCAAGAGTTTGTGCACACAGCAAAGAAAGTCTGAGAGATGAGGGGCATAGCATGGTAACTGTAAAAGACATGGATGTAACTGCAACAAAAAGTACTCACTGTGGAGAGAAGTTTAAGAACACATATGTGCAAGAGAAGATGGGAAGAGAAGTAGCCCCTAGAAAAAAGTCACCTGTAGATTCTTGTCTTGATGGAGAAGATTGTCAATGGGCCTTGTTACAAGATTCCAAAGAGTCTGGTAGCAAAATTGACACTCACAGTGCTGAgaattttggaaatgttttggaaaaaatcaCAAGATCTAATTTATATaatctttcaaaagaaagaaaacatgatacAAATCTCACAAACTTAGCGGGTACCAGTCTACTTTCAGAAACTGTGCATGATGGTCAAGCTGAAGGTGTGTCTGATGCAGAAACCTCACCAGAATTGCAGTATAATACAACACCCACATTTTATCCACATACGAGAATACTATCAAACAGTTGCAAAGAACCATTCCCAAACTGTGTGGTTTGCAGTGAAGTATGTGTGCCTTACGAATTAAATGCACAGAGtcaagaaaatgtaaaggagATTACAGAAGGCCAGGACACTATACCGACTCATTCAGTTTGCAAGGCAAATGTGGCTTTATCTTCAGAGAGACTTGACCAAATAGAGACATGTCAGGTACTTAAGCGAAAGAAGGAGTATGAGAAGATGGAAGTACATCTGTCAGACAAGgcacagcaggaacagaagTCAGAATATcaagggaaagcaaaaatcacACTGCAACCAAGTATGTTGCACAGTTTTGAACTCATATGCAGCTCTTCAAATGAATTGGTGACATCAAGAAATAAGGAGTTTGAAGGTCCTTCAGAGGAGATGTTTGCTGtcaaaagcagtgaaaataaactATGTAGCACTTTACAAGAGGTTAGAAGGCCAAAGATTACCACAGATATTATTAGTTCACAGTTTTTGAAGACTCGGgattcagaaatggaaaacctGAACCTTAATTTAGGGTATGTTGGAAGCCCTGGTGCCTTTGGAACTTTAAATAAACTAAGAGGATCTCTTCCACTAAAAAGACAGCCTGCAAGGGCATGCAAGAAAGTTTCCACATCATATCAGCTAAAAACcgtaagaaaaaaaaatagttcactTTTTTTTGAGGTTCCCCCAGAAATATTGCCTAAGCAGGAAAACACACTTCTCAAATCTTTGTACGTACCTTGTAAATCATCGACAATGGAAATGGAAACAGCCATGAGATTCATGCATATGCCGAGGCAGAGGGCCGAGAGGTGCAGTTTGTTGAACAGCTTGAAATTTAGAAAATGTACCAAAGAACCAGCATTGTTGAGCAAGCTGTCTGCAATGGCTAGCAAACTCCTGGCACCTGCCAAAAGCATCCATAACTTAGAACCTCTGCCATATTCTTCTGAAATTCTTCCAGCGAGTGAGAGGTACAGCCAACGTAGATCTAAAAATCTATTGGAAGCCTTTTCTTGCATTAACAGGAACTTACAATCATGCTGGGCTGACAGTTGGTGCACCAAGATGTTCAGCTTTCAGTCTTTGGCACTTTATCCTGTAGAATCTaccaaaatactttcttcaggCTTGAGCCACAAGCCTCCAACGTCTTTCTTGGATACCCCAGTTTTCCCAATTTCTGTTCACATAAAATTGGAATCCAGTCCTGTGACAGACCTCACAGGGATTACATCCCAGCACTCTGTACCTCACAAACTAGTTTTGCGAGAAATGCCAGCACCACCTTCAAAATtgactttctcttttctcctgtctCAGAGCTGTTCGAATACAAGAGCTTTTAAGGAAGATTCCAGTCTAAATAATGAGTTGCATTCTCTCTCTGTAACAACTCCAAGGGCTGTTGCCCTTCATCCTGACCATGGAAGAAATGCCATAGCTGAAAGAAGAGGAGCTTGCTCCATGCTTGGCCTTCACACAGTGTTAGCACTTTCTTCCCCTGGATGTTACAGGATTtggacaagaaaaagaaacttaagCAGCCATATTCCTACCATCCAGAGACTATTTATATCACAATTCACACAGGGTTTGAAAGGGGCAAGGTATCCAACTTCTGTATCAGATGACCTCGTCTCTTCCTTGCCATACTCATTGGGCAGGGTACTATCCATATGGAGTCAGCATGGTCCTTCTGCCTGTCTCTCCGAAATCACTCCTCTCCATTCCAATCACTGCAAGTGGCAGCCAGGCGTGGGCATCGAGAACAG TTATGCCATGTTACCGCACTTACCTATACAGAGTATGGAAGCACTACAGACTGCAGGTCATGAGATATG tCTGGAAGCTTCATTCCCTCTTCCGTTACCAAAGTCCTGCTCACTTCCAGAATCATTGCCGTCTCCCCCCAGGCTTTCAGCATCTGAGCTCCAGGTTCATGCCCTTGATAAAGCTGATGCTTCTATTCTTGCCTGTCTTAGATCCCAAGATgacacagaactgaaaaaa actGAGCCAGAAAAGAGACCAAAGAAAGTCTCACAGATCCGAATCAGGAAAACTGTTCCTAAGCCGGACCCTAACCTTACTCCAATGGGACTACCCAAACCAAAAAG GCTTAAGAAGAAAGACTTCAGTTTAGAAGAAATTTACACAAACAAGAACTATAAGTCCCCTCCTCCATCCAG GAGCTTGGAAACAATCTTTGAAGAGCCCAAGGAGAGAAATGGACACTTGATCTCTGTcagccagcagaagagaaagcgGATTCTGGAGTTTCAGGACTTTACTCTTCCCCGGAAAAGGAAGACACGAGGCAAAATCAAAGCAGTGGGTAGTTTCACCCGAGCAAAAAAAGCTGCACTGCAGAGTGTGGAATTAGATACTCTTTTGAGTCAGAAGCTAATGGACCTTGAAGCCTTTTTTGCAAAGGAGGCTGAGCAGGAGCAGGCCTCTAGCATCTGA